A single region of the Oleispira antarctica RB-8 genome encodes:
- the cfa gene encoding Cyclopropane-fatty-acyl-phospholipid synthase — protein MPSIANIDTKTKSFIPAKGQLSKIARKLVHNQLLNLHSGCLQIEENGEIFSFGQSSEDTDLIGRLVVHDVSCYGEIMTGGSIGAAESFMTGDWSSPDLTMLVRVMVRNIDILDQLEGGLALISKPLLKGFHYFNQNSAKGSRRNIAAHYDLGNDLFEAFLDPTMMYSSGIFPAADASMEEASLNKLQIICEKLQLTADDHLVEIGTGWGGLAIYAAKNYGCKVTTTTISQQQFNLAKQRVEDEGLQDKITLLLEDYRDLKKDYAGQFDKLVSIEMIEAVGWKFYNTFFSHCSALLKPDGIALIQAITIADQRYDQARKDVDFIQRYIFPGSCIPSVTALVNASTDASDLNLVQAQDFGLHYARTLKAWHETFNEKSKLITELGYSDDFKRMWQFYLSYCEGGFEERSIGVNHLVFAKPRAKMAY, from the coding sequence ATGCCATCTATTGCAAATATCGATACAAAAACAAAAAGCTTTATTCCTGCTAAAGGTCAATTGTCTAAAATTGCCAGAAAGCTGGTGCATAATCAGCTATTAAACTTGCATTCGGGCTGCTTGCAAATTGAAGAGAATGGTGAAATTTTTAGCTTTGGTCAATCAAGCGAAGATACTGACTTAATAGGGCGCTTAGTTGTACATGATGTTAGCTGTTATGGCGAAATTATGACGGGGGGCAGTATTGGCGCTGCGGAATCGTTTATGACCGGAGACTGGAGTAGCCCAGACCTAACAATGCTGGTCAGGGTTATGGTGCGCAATATTGATATTCTTGATCAGTTAGAAGGTGGCTTAGCGTTAATCTCTAAACCCTTGCTCAAAGGCTTTCATTATTTCAATCAGAATTCTGCCAAAGGTTCGCGTAGAAATATTGCCGCGCATTATGATTTAGGCAATGACTTATTTGAAGCTTTTTTGGATCCTACCATGATGTACTCCTCGGGTATTTTTCCAGCGGCAGATGCCAGTATGGAAGAGGCGTCATTGAATAAACTTCAAATTATTTGCGAAAAGCTACAACTTACCGCTGATGATCATTTGGTTGAAATTGGCACGGGTTGGGGTGGTTTGGCTATTTATGCCGCTAAGAATTATGGCTGCAAAGTAACGACGACTACGATCTCTCAGCAACAATTCAATCTGGCTAAGCAGCGCGTCGAAGACGAAGGTTTACAAGATAAAATAACGCTATTGTTGGAAGATTATAGAGATCTTAAAAAAGACTACGCAGGTCAATTCGATAAGCTAGTGTCTATTGAAATGATCGAAGCCGTGGGTTGGAAATTCTATAATACCTTCTTCTCACATTGCAGCGCGTTATTAAAGCCTGATGGCATAGCCTTGATACAAGCGATTACCATTGCTGATCAGCGTTATGATCAAGCGCGTAAAGATGTTGATTTTATTCAGCGCTATATCTTCCCTGGTAGCTGTATTCCATCGGTAACGGCTCTGGTGAATGCCAGTACCGATGCCAGTGATCTGAATCTTGTGCAAGCGCAAGACTTTGGTTTGCATTACGCTCGCACGTTAAAGGCTTGGCATGAGACCTTTAACGAGAAATCGAAGTTGATAACTGAGCTGGGATACAGTGATGACTTCAAACGGATGTGGCAGTTCTATTTAAGCTATTGCGAAGGCGGTTTTGAAGAACGTTCCATTGGCGTAAATCATTTAGTGTTTGCTAAACCAAGAGCAAAAATGGCGTATTAA
- a CDS encoding Delta 9 acyl-lipid fatty acid desaturase: MKALKQLGHNAIRWIDSEAEPIKGSEATLKKTDGRQVNWQRIIPFFAVHLTCLFVFFVGWSPAAIIMCLVMFWLRMFAITAFYHRYFSHRSFKTNRFWQFVFAVLGASAAQRGPLWWASHHRKHHKYADGDNDLHSPKNGFWWSHVGWFTCEDAFKTDYSVIKDLAKFPELRFINRFDILVPFLFATGIFLFGKFLEAYYPALETSGWQMLIWGFFISTVALAHSTFTINSLCHIWGKRRFDTKDDSRNNIYLALLTLGEGWHNNHHRFAVSARQGFYWWEIDISYYLLKVLSWMGIVHDLHPVPSRILQEGRDNDAK; the protein is encoded by the coding sequence ATGAAGGCTTTAAAGCAGTTGGGCCATAACGCGATACGTTGGATTGATTCAGAGGCCGAGCCTATTAAAGGTTCAGAGGCTACTCTGAAGAAAACGGACGGTAGACAAGTTAATTGGCAAAGAATCATTCCATTCTTTGCGGTGCATTTAACGTGTTTATTTGTATTTTTCGTGGGCTGGAGCCCAGCAGCGATCATTATGTGTTTGGTTATGTTCTGGTTAAGAATGTTTGCAATCACCGCCTTTTATCATCGCTATTTTTCTCATCGCAGTTTTAAGACCAATCGATTTTGGCAGTTTGTATTTGCTGTTTTAGGTGCCAGCGCAGCACAACGAGGTCCGCTATGGTGGGCTTCCCATCATAGAAAACATCATAAATATGCCGATGGCGATAATGACTTACATTCTCCAAAGAATGGTTTTTGGTGGAGTCATGTGGGTTGGTTTACCTGCGAAGATGCATTTAAAACTGATTATAGTGTCATTAAAGATTTAGCTAAATTTCCTGAATTACGATTTATTAATCGCTTCGATATTCTTGTGCCTTTTCTATTTGCGACGGGGATTTTCTTATTCGGTAAATTTTTAGAAGCTTATTATCCTGCATTAGAAACGAGTGGCTGGCAGATGTTGATTTGGGGTTTCTTTATTTCTACCGTTGCTCTAGCACATTCAACATTCACCATTAATTCGTTGTGTCATATTTGGGGTAAACGTCGTTTTGATACCAAGGATGATAGTCGCAATAATATTTATTTAGCACTATTAACCCTAGGTGAAGGTTGGCATAACAATCATCATCGTTTCGCGGTATCGGCGCGCCAAGGATTTTATTGGTGGGAGATCGACATCTCTTATTATCTATTAAAAGTGTTGAGCTGGATGGGTATTGTTCATGACTTGCACCCTGTGCCGAGCCGAATATTACAAGAGGGCAGAGACAATGATGCAAAGTGA
- a CDS encoding RNA polymerase sigma-70 factor, which produces MTKSTQSNAQYLNQLVLQIAQHNEQAYLELFESCAGRLKAYAIKCGSNPSDAEDLLQECMLTVWNKAPQFNPKAASAMTWMYTIIRNRRIDLLRKEKPNLIQSFDLWPDGDFELAYSDQFASSQLDDDVEGDLNVNLVRILIESLPEEQRQIVYKVYFEGKSHSEISLDLGLPLGTIKSRLRLAMKKLDNLAKEQMTWLIIILLTNF; this is translated from the coding sequence TTGACTAAGAGCACTCAGTCCAATGCTCAATATCTAAACCAGTTAGTTTTGCAAATAGCACAACATAATGAACAAGCCTACTTAGAATTGTTTGAATCCTGTGCCGGCCGCTTAAAGGCCTATGCTATTAAATGCGGGTCCAATCCGTCGGATGCGGAAGACCTGCTACAAGAATGCATGCTCACGGTTTGGAATAAAGCACCCCAATTTAATCCCAAGGCTGCGTCAGCGATGACTTGGATGTATACCATCATCCGTAATCGACGCATCGACCTATTACGCAAAGAAAAGCCCAACTTAATTCAATCGTTTGATTTATGGCCCGATGGTGATTTTGAACTTGCCTATTCCGATCAATTTGCCTCATCTCAACTAGATGATGATGTTGAAGGTGATCTGAATGTGAACCTCGTGCGTATACTGATTGAATCGCTACCCGAAGAGCAGAGACAAATCGTTTATAAGGTGTACTTTGAAGGTAAATCTCACAGTGAGATATCCCTTGATCTTGGCTTACCCCTTGGCACCATTAAGTCTCGCTTACGCTTGGCAATGAAAAAACTTGATAACCTTGCGAAAGAGCAAATGACATGGCTAATTATCATCCTGCTGACGAACTTTTAA
- a CDS encoding putative anti-sigma factor, ChrR family, which translates to MQFAAGQLTNALGIQAACHIESCQQCHHKVRLYEQLGGDLIDISTPAELEPNAKSRLLSNLKMQRSGAQSDSEESKNNDANVFHTLDGLYKEQLANANQRLPRPLRRFLPDYYENLPWKGFSKSIQSYDLPFSDDNYIARFYKIAAGKELPQHTHKGNEFTLVMSGSFSDLSGDYHPGDFVLADTSTHHQPKAHEREDCICFAVTDAPLKMTGFFGRMLNPFMK; encoded by the coding sequence ATGCAATTTGCGGCGGGTCAACTGACCAACGCATTGGGCATTCAGGCAGCTTGTCATATCGAAAGCTGCCAACAATGCCATCATAAAGTTCGCTTATATGAACAACTGGGAGGAGACTTAATTGATATCTCAACTCCTGCCGAGCTTGAACCTAATGCAAAATCAAGGCTGCTAAGCAACCTAAAGATGCAACGTTCCGGCGCGCAATCAGATTCTGAAGAATCAAAAAACAACGATGCGAATGTATTTCATACGCTAGACGGTCTGTATAAAGAACAGCTTGCCAACGCCAACCAAAGGTTGCCTCGGCCACTGCGTCGCTTTCTGCCTGATTATTATGAAAATTTACCGTGGAAGGGGTTTAGCAAGAGCATTCAAAGCTATGATCTGCCCTTTTCAGATGATAACTACATTGCGCGCTTTTATAAAATTGCCGCAGGCAAAGAGCTGCCCCAACATACGCACAAAGGTAATGAATTTACCTTAGTGATGTCTGGGAGTTTTTCAGACTTATCGGGAGATTATCACCCAGGAGATTTTGTTTTAGCTGATACCAGCACTCATCATCAGCCGAAAGCTCATGAAAGAGAAGACTGTATTTGCTTTGCCGTAACCGATGCACCGTTAAAAATGACGGGCTTTTTTGGTCGAATGCTAAACCCTTTCATGAAATAA
- a CDS encoding FAD dependent oxidoreductase has product MKGDPNIDFWRIFYIYHYIEFIKMNDLTKSSTQGYQTGPELNPILDFAVIGAGIAGLTAASKISALGHKLAVFEKARGTGGRLSSKRVVYDGGEAMAFDLGCVSITGKSEIFSQQLESWHSGGVIAPWWMDDQNKTHYVAVSRNSALTRHLSENLECHFSTRVSSLQRIDDIWHLFTFNERGENEGGENDRGEKLLAKAKNVILATPPAQAYDLLPAGSRFKGALESVKVGAQWVMGLELDNDLSGLPAISYPKSDTVYSISQESCKPGRRNREFNVGSTILQVQASQNWTRDHLESTHEQVKGALMRELEQHLQQPLRITNAYVHRWLYSCITQGIETKEGYLWDEEGLGLIGDYLNTDFDGVESAWLSGQQLAEQVTS; this is encoded by the coding sequence ATGAAGGGTGATCCAAATATTGATTTTTGGCGTATTTTTTATATATACCATTATATTGAATTTATAAAAATGAATGATCTAACGAAATCAAGTACTCAAGGGTATCAAACCGGTCCTGAATTAAACCCAATATTAGACTTTGCTGTAATTGGAGCTGGAATAGCGGGCCTGACCGCAGCCAGTAAAATAAGCGCTTTGGGCCATAAGTTGGCGGTGTTTGAAAAAGCACGCGGCACGGGTGGACGTTTGTCATCGAAACGAGTGGTTTATGATGGCGGTGAGGCAATGGCCTTCGATCTTGGTTGCGTCAGCATTACAGGAAAAAGTGAAATATTTTCTCAACAGCTTGAAAGCTGGCACTCAGGTGGAGTAATTGCACCTTGGTGGATGGATGATCAAAATAAAACTCACTATGTGGCTGTTTCTAGAAATTCTGCATTAACCCGTCATTTGAGTGAAAATTTAGAATGTCATTTTTCTACCCGAGTGAGTTCTCTACAACGCATCGACGATATCTGGCATTTGTTCACCTTTAATGAAAGGGGTGAAAATGAGGGTGGTGAAAATGATCGCGGTGAAAAATTATTGGCAAAAGCGAAAAATGTCATTCTTGCGACACCTCCCGCTCAAGCATATGACCTATTGCCTGCGGGCAGCCGTTTTAAAGGGGCGTTGGAAAGCGTTAAAGTCGGCGCGCAGTGGGTTATGGGATTGGAACTTGATAATGATTTATCAGGTTTGCCCGCTATCTCGTATCCGAAAAGCGATACTGTTTATTCTATTAGCCAAGAGAGTTGCAAACCTGGGCGTAGAAACCGTGAATTTAATGTTGGCTCAACGATTCTACAGGTTCAGGCAAGCCAAAATTGGACTCGTGATCATTTAGAGTCAACGCATGAACAGGTGAAGGGTGCGCTGATGAGAGAGCTTGAACAGCATCTTCAGCAGCCATTGCGAATTACTAATGCATATGTCCATCGCTGGTTATATTCTTGTATTACTCAAGGAATAGAGACCAAAGAAGGCTACTTATGGGATGAAGAAGGTCTAGGCTTAATTGGTGACTATTTAAATACCGATTTCGATGGGGTTGAATCAGCTTGGCTCAGTGGTCAACAACTTGCTGAACAAGTAACGTCTTAA
- a CDS encoding Amine oxidase, flavin-containing, translated as MKEAQPQVRQKIAVVGAGISGLLSAYLLSRKHDVTLFEANKYLGGHTHTKTVQSGGKTYGVNTGFIVFNDWTYPNFIKLMDQIGVESEASEMSFSVRDENTALEYNGTSLNSLFAQRSNLFKPSFWFMIKDILRFNKQTVEMVQKDTIPEGQTLGEFVKEHGYGDHFVNHYVVPMGAAIWSASVDVMMEFPLQFFLKFFNNHGMLSVDNRPQWRVITGGSQSYVEPLSQPFKDNIHLNSPIASVKRSAEKVTVKTMSGDEHEFDQVVFACHSDQALGMLDEPTQDENDILGAIPYQRNEVVLHTDRRLMPKRKLAWAAWNYHIPQRLSEYAMVTYHMNALQNFTDAPDDFMVTLNRTAEIAPGKIIDKYDYAHPVFTMDGIAAQQRHSEINNKNRSHFCGAYWFNGFHEDGVNSALRVAKSFGIEL; from the coding sequence ATGAAAGAAGCACAGCCTCAAGTAAGGCAAAAAATAGCGGTAGTCGGTGCTGGTATATCAGGTTTATTGTCTGCGTATTTATTAAGTCGTAAGCACGATGTGACGTTGTTTGAAGCCAATAAATACTTGGGTGGGCATACTCATACTAAAACGGTTCAGTCAGGTGGAAAAACGTACGGCGTTAATACGGGCTTTATTGTGTTTAACGATTGGACCTATCCAAACTTTATTAAATTAATGGATCAGATTGGCGTTGAAAGTGAAGCGTCTGAAATGAGTTTCAGCGTGCGTGACGAAAATACTGCTTTGGAATATAACGGCACCAGTTTGAACAGCTTGTTTGCCCAACGCAGCAACTTATTCAAACCTAGCTTCTGGTTTATGATTAAAGATATTTTGCGCTTTAATAAGCAAACCGTCGAGATGGTTCAAAAGGATACTATTCCGGAAGGTCAAACGTTAGGTGAGTTTGTTAAAGAACATGGTTATGGTGATCACTTTGTGAATCATTATGTTGTACCTATGGGGGCGGCTATTTGGTCTGCTTCTGTTGATGTGATGATGGAGTTTCCATTACAGTTTTTCTTAAAATTCTTTAATAATCACGGTATGTTGAGTGTTGATAATAGACCTCAATGGCGTGTTATTACCGGAGGTTCGCAGTCGTATGTCGAGCCTTTGAGCCAACCGTTCAAAGATAATATCCATCTTAATAGCCCCATTGCTTCGGTTAAACGATCTGCGGAGAAGGTTACAGTTAAAACAATGTCTGGCGATGAGCATGAATTTGATCAGGTGGTATTTGCTTGCCACAGTGATCAAGCATTGGGAATGTTAGATGAACCGACTCAAGATGAAAATGATATTTTAGGGGCCATTCCTTATCAGCGCAATGAAGTGGTTTTACATACCGATCGTCGTTTAATGCCGAAGAGAAAACTGGCATGGGCTGCCTGGAATTATCATATTCCTCAGCGTCTAAGTGAGTACGCTATGGTGACGTATCACATGAATGCCTTGCAGAATTTTACCGATGCACCAGATGATTTTATGGTGACACTAAATCGTACGGCTGAAATCGCACCGGGTAAAATTATTGATAAATACGATTATGCCCATCCCGTGTTTACCATGGACGGTATTGCCGCACAGCAAAGACACAGTGAAATTAACAATAAAAATCGCAGCCATTTTTGTGGTGCTTATTGGTTTAATGGTTTTCATGAAGATGGTGTGAATAGTGCGTTACGAGTTGCAAAATCGTTTGGCATTGAACTGTGA
- a CDS encoding RNA-directed DNA polymerase (Reverse transcriptase) — MKTTLLSIAIKARTHPKHRFQNLYGMLDADFLNQSWGQLNKKAKTGIDGITITKYQSKLPENIQRLTQQLRNKSFRAADIKRVFIPKANGKQRPLGLPTVDDKLVQQGVSQILQNIWEQDFLPNSYGYRPNKSAHKAIHSLRLNLQFKGYGYIVEADIKGFFDNMNHDWLMKMLEQRIDDKSLLGLIKQWLKARIKSPDGCFNKPESGTPQGGVISPVLANIYLHYALDLWFEKIVKPRMKGRAMLIRYADDFVVAFQYGIDADNFYRVLPKRLNKFGLSVAPEKTHLKRFSRFHPGRKRNFQFLGFEFYWSLDANRKPIVRRYTAPNKLKAAMSEFYQWIKYNRSRPLKETMPILKRKLMGFQNYFGLPDNSRSLSRLSHYVSRSLYKWLNRRSQRRSYNWSSFTDMLGYFKIEPLKVSKRSIPVDWY, encoded by the coding sequence ATGAAAACTACCTTGCTTTCAATCGCAATTAAAGCACGAACCCACCCCAAGCACAGATTTCAAAATCTCTATGGAATGCTCGATGCTGATTTTCTGAATCAAAGCTGGGGTCAACTCAATAAAAAGGCAAAGACGGGTATTGATGGAATAACCATTACAAAATACCAGTCAAAACTTCCTGAAAATATCCAGCGTTTAACTCAGCAGCTTAGAAATAAATCTTTCCGAGCGGCGGATATTAAACGTGTATTTATTCCTAAAGCGAATGGTAAACAACGACCACTAGGCCTGCCAACGGTCGATGACAAATTGGTGCAGCAAGGCGTAAGCCAGATACTTCAAAACATCTGGGAACAAGACTTTCTGCCCAACAGTTATGGTTATCGTCCAAATAAAAGTGCGCATAAAGCGATACACAGTTTGAGACTTAATCTTCAATTTAAAGGTTATGGATATATTGTCGAAGCCGATATTAAAGGCTTCTTTGATAATATGAATCATGACTGGTTGATGAAAATGCTCGAACAGCGTATCGACGACAAATCACTTTTAGGCTTGATTAAACAGTGGTTGAAAGCACGGATAAAATCTCCTGATGGTTGCTTTAATAAACCGGAATCTGGAACACCACAAGGTGGTGTGATCAGCCCAGTACTGGCAAACATTTATCTGCATTATGCGTTGGATTTATGGTTTGAAAAGATCGTAAAACCCAGAATGAAAGGCAGAGCAATGTTGATCCGCTATGCGGACGATTTTGTTGTCGCCTTTCAATATGGCATTGATGCCGATAACTTTTATCGTGTGCTTCCTAAACGTTTGAATAAGTTTGGCTTGAGCGTTGCGCCAGAGAAAACACATCTGAAGCGATTCAGTCGTTTTCATCCTGGTCGTAAACGTAACTTTCAATTTTTAGGCTTTGAGTTTTATTGGAGCTTGGATGCAAATAGAAAGCCGATCGTTCGGCGATATACTGCACCCAATAAATTGAAAGCAGCCATGAGTGAATTTTATCAGTGGATAAAATACAATCGCTCACGGCCACTCAAAGAGACAATGCCGATACTTAAACGCAAGCTTATGGGTTTTCAGAACTACTTTGGATTGCCGGACAATAGTCGTAGTTTATCTCGCTTATCACACTATGTTTCACGCAGTTTGTATAAGTGGCTAAACCGACGAAGTCAGCGCAGAAGTTATAACTGGAGTAGCTTCACGGATATGTTAGGATATTTTAAAATTGAGCCATTGAAAGTTAGTAAACGGTCGATTCCGGTTGATTGGTACTGA
- the carB gene encoding Carbenicillin-hydrolyzing beta-lactamase (By similarity), whose translation MNFQCHSKNVVCAFILVLNISFTSYANANPIIEKIKQVESELSARVGVSVYDVSSKQLWDYDGDVRFPLMSTFKTLACAKLLSDVDNGDQSFDSSVVIKDSSLITWSPVTKKHVGESFSLKQACSAAMIMSDNTAANIVLDGINGPSALTKFMRSIGDEVTRLDRIEPYLNEAIDGDVRDTTTPNAIVKSLHELLFGNALSESSKNQLKMWMMDNKVSDSLLRSSLPNDWSIADRSGAGGYGSRGITAVVWSGKRTPLIISIYLTQTDASFDERNKAIAGIGKEIFTFYR comes from the coding sequence ATGAACTTCCAGTGTCATTCAAAGAATGTGGTTTGTGCATTTATTTTAGTGTTAAATATTTCTTTTACTTCTTACGCAAATGCCAACCCTATTATTGAGAAAATAAAACAAGTTGAAAGTGAGTTAAGTGCTCGTGTTGGAGTATCAGTTTATGACGTTAGCAGTAAACAACTTTGGGACTACGATGGTGATGTACGTTTTCCGTTAATGAGTACGTTTAAAACTCTAGCATGTGCGAAATTGCTTTCCGATGTAGATAATGGTGATCAGTCTTTTGATTCGTCTGTAGTTATAAAGGATAGCTCTCTAATCACTTGGTCACCTGTAACAAAAAAACATGTTGGTGAGAGTTTTTCTCTAAAGCAAGCGTGTTCTGCAGCAATGATTATGAGCGACAATACCGCTGCTAATATAGTACTTGATGGCATCAATGGACCAAGCGCTTTAACTAAGTTTATGCGATCTATTGGTGACGAAGTGACTCGTCTAGATCGAATTGAACCATATTTAAATGAAGCGATTGATGGAGATGTAAGAGATACAACCACACCGAATGCAATTGTAAAAAGTTTGCACGAACTACTGTTTGGAAATGCGTTATCAGAATCCTCTAAAAACCAGCTTAAGATGTGGATGATGGACAATAAAGTATCAGATAGTTTATTGCGTTCATCACTTCCAAATGACTGGTCGATTGCTGACCGCTCAGGCGCAGGAGGTTATGGTTCAAGAGGAATTACAGCGGTTGTTTGGTCAGGTAAACGTACGCCTCTTATTATCAGTATTTATCTAACACAGACTGATGCATCTTTTGATGAACGAAATAAAGCAATTGCGGGGATAGGCAAGGAAATTTTTACCTTTTATCGTTAA
- a CDS encoding Deoxyribodipyrimidine photolyase — MNNLVWLRSDLRIYDNPALFNAMSKGPTVAVYCLTNEQWDKHGLSQIKRRLIVDHLFELEEQLAKLNVPLIVIDCALFLNVPQSLAGLCRDLNITNMYYNHEYEVNEKSCSDSVVNQLAQLNIECFGYHDQCIVAPGSILNGSRECYKVFSAYAKNWQQNVSALARPLYYKPEPQAELALTSDISCLKNYLIDVDIQTKDQWPIGEDEAHDRLNEFIEQNVSDYHNSRDFPDLDATSHLSVYLALGVITTRQCLQAMVSHSQQDVELLFEVSGDGARCWLNELVWREFYRHILVAFPKVCKGKPFKDLTDNLPWKADNQDFQAWCEGRTGVPIVDAAMRQLNTTGWMHNRLRMVVAMFLTKHLQIDWRLGEAYFYGKLADADLASNNGGWQWSASTGVDAVPYFRIFNPYRQAERFDPKGSFVRKYVKELASIQGKAIHQPSKALAMQHGYPTPIVDLKIAAEHTKALFKNLNVSPAVQGIND; from the coding sequence ATGAACAACCTAGTTTGGCTGCGCAGCGATTTACGCATTTATGACAACCCTGCGTTATTCAACGCCATGTCTAAAGGCCCAACCGTAGCGGTCTATTGTCTGACGAACGAGCAGTGGGACAAGCACGGACTGTCTCAGATTAAGCGTCGCTTGATTGTTGATCATTTGTTTGAACTAGAAGAGCAATTAGCAAAACTGAATGTGCCGTTAATTGTGATTGATTGTGCGTTGTTTTTAAATGTTCCTCAGTCGTTAGCGGGTCTATGCCGCGATTTAAACATTACTAACATGTACTACAATCACGAGTACGAAGTGAATGAAAAATCGTGCAGCGATAGTGTGGTTAATCAACTAGCTCAGCTTAATATTGAATGCTTTGGCTATCACGATCAGTGCATTGTGGCCCCTGGCTCTATTCTTAACGGCAGTCGAGAATGCTATAAGGTCTTTTCGGCTTATGCTAAAAATTGGCAGCAAAATGTATCGGCCTTAGCAAGACCACTCTATTACAAACCCGAACCTCAAGCGGAATTAGCGTTAACCTCCGACATAAGTTGCCTTAAAAATTACTTGATCGATGTCGATATACAAACCAAAGATCAATGGCCCATTGGCGAAGATGAAGCGCATGATCGTTTAAATGAATTTATAGAACAAAACGTCAGCGATTATCACAATAGTCGAGACTTTCCTGATTTGGATGCGACCAGTCACTTGTCGGTTTATTTGGCTTTGGGTGTGATAACAACGCGTCAGTGTTTGCAAGCGATGGTGAGTCATTCTCAGCAAGACGTTGAATTATTATTTGAGGTCAGTGGTGATGGCGCACGATGCTGGCTTAATGAATTAGTGTGGCGTGAATTTTATCGTCATATCTTGGTTGCTTTTCCAAAAGTGTGTAAAGGTAAACCTTTTAAGGATTTAACCGATAACTTGCCTTGGAAAGCAGATAACCAAGATTTTCAAGCCTGGTGTGAGGGTAGAACAGGGGTTCCTATTGTTGATGCGGCGATGCGCCAGCTCAATACGACCGGTTGGATGCACAATCGATTGCGTATGGTTGTCGCGATGTTTTTAACCAAGCACTTGCAGATAGATTGGCGTTTAGGCGAAGCGTATTTTTATGGCAAGCTGGCGGATGCGGATTTAGCATCAAATAATGGTGGTTGGCAGTGGTCGGCAAGCACGGGGGTTGATGCCGTACCGTATTTTAGAATCTTCAATCCATACCGCCAAGCTGAACGATTTGATCCAAAGGGCAGTTTCGTGCGTAAGTATGTTAAAGAGCTTGCCAGTATCCAAGGCAAAGCCATACATCAACCCAGTAAGGCGTTAGCAATGCAACATGGTTATCCTACTCCGATCGTTGATTTAAAAATTGCCGCCGAACATACCAAGGCTTTATTTAAAAACCTGAATGTATCGCCAGCTGTACAAGGAATAAATGATTAA
- a CDS encoding Short-chain dehydrogenase/reductase SDR, translating to MIRNEIIWITGASSGIGRALAKQLAQQDNKVIASGRNREALADLALESDNIFPLICDLVKDNKDSIQQSLGELTGHLDRIVLSAGDCQYLDIDQNDWSCIDHVMAINFHGSVRAIQAALPLLEKSDNGHIVGVSSMASLAPFTQAEAYGASKAALSYFLSALRIDLKAKNIDVTDIMPGFIDTPLTQKNDFSMPFLLSPNEASRRIIKAIEKRSFTGIFPKRLYWLFKFIAFIPKTWVKINSPKEKASTSEGAN from the coding sequence ATGATCCGCAATGAAATTATCTGGATTACCGGTGCTAGCAGCGGCATTGGTCGAGCACTGGCTAAGCAATTAGCGCAGCAAGACAACAAGGTCATTGCCTCTGGACGCAACCGTGAAGCACTTGCAGACCTAGCACTCGAATCTGACAATATTTTTCCTCTAATATGTGATTTAGTTAAAGACAATAAAGACAGTATTCAACAGTCTTTGGGGGAATTAACCGGCCACCTAGACCGCATCGTACTTTCGGCTGGCGACTGCCAGTACCTAGATATCGATCAAAACGACTGGTCATGCATTGATCATGTTATGGCGATTAACTTTCATGGCAGCGTACGCGCTATTCAAGCCGCTTTACCGCTATTAGAAAAATCAGACAATGGCCATATCGTAGGCGTCTCCTCCATGGCCAGCCTAGCGCCTTTCACCCAAGCCGAAGCTTATGGCGCATCTAAGGCGGCACTGAGTTATTTTTTAAGCGCTTTACGCATTGACTTAAAAGCCAAGAATATTGATGTCACCGATATCATGCCGGGCTTTATTGATACCCCGTTGACGCAGAAGAATGATTTTTCTATGCCCTTTTTACTATCACCTAATGAAGCTAGCCGTAGAATCATCAAAGCCATTGAAAAGCGCAGCTTTACTGGCATATTCCCCAAGCGCTTGTATTGGCTCTTTAAGTTTATTGCTTTCATCCCAAAAACTTGGGTAAAAATTAATAGTCCAAAAGAAAAAGCATCGACCTCTGAAGGCGCGAACTAA